DNA from Brassica napus cultivar Da-Ae chromosome C4, Da-Ae, whole genome shotgun sequence:
CGTACAGTAGTGTGTACACCGTAGTTTACACTAGGGTGTATATAGGAACGTACACTGTAGTGTACACGTGAGTCTACACTGGAGCGTACACATGAACGTAAACAGCGTACACCAGGGCATACACTGGCATACACATGTGTGTACACTTGAGTGTACACGGGAGCGTACACTGAGCATACACGAAGCGTATACAACATAGCGAATATTGTAGTGCACAACATCGCGTACATCATAGTGTTCAGCGTAGCATACACTAAGGTGTACAAAGTAATATACATCGAGCTATATTATAAGGTACACACTGTTGTACAACGTAGTGTACAATATACACTATGCAGTACACGAGGGTGTACATCATAGCGTACATTAGGGTGTAATCGGAGTGTGCACCATAGCGTGCAATAGGATGTACACCGTAAGGTACAATATGGTGTACATCAAAGTGTACACTGTAGCTTACACGTGAGTGTACACTGGTGCGTACAATAGAGCGTACACATGAGCTACACGTCGTACACCTTAGCGTACACTAGATTGTACATCGGAGCGTACACCATAGTGTACACGTGAGCGTACACTAGAGCGTACACTTGGACGTACACGGCGTACATCGGGGCATACACTAGCATACAGATGGGCGTACACAGGGGCATACACATGAGTGTACACCAGGCGTATATTGTAGTGTACACCACCGTAGTATGCAACATAGCACACATTGTAGTGTACAACTTTGCGTACACTGTAGTGTACAACGTAGTGTATACTAAGGTGTACAAAGTAATGTACATCAAGCTATACAATTGGGTACACTCCTTTGTACAACTTAGTGTACAGTCCGTCGTACAACACAGTGTACACTCCGGTGTATAACATAGTATATATCGAGCTATACAATTGGGTACATTCTTCTGAACAACTTAGTGTACACTCCCTCGTACAAAATAGTGTACACTCCGTTGTACATTGGAGTGTACACGTGAACATACACTGGTGCATACACTAAAGCATAAACGTCGTGCTATGTACACCTTAGCGTACATTAGGGTGTACAATGTAGCGTACACTAGTGTGTACACCGTAGCATACACTAGGGTGTACATCAGAGCGTACACTGTAGTGTACACGTGAGTGTACACAGTGTACACTAGCATACACATGGGGGTACACTTGGGTGTACAACATAGCATACACTATGTTGTACACTGTAGTGTACAACATTGCGTACACTGTAGTGTACAATGTAGCATACACTTAGATCTACACCGTAGCGTACAGTAGGGTGtacaatgtaaaatatatatgtatactggGGAAGCACACCAAATATACACCTATGTATACACGTATACTGAAGTGTATACCGTGTACATCAGAGTGTACACCAATGTGTACACATATGTGTATACGTATACTGAAGCATACACCATGTACACCGCAATGTACATCAAGTGTACACCACATTGTACACTGTAGTGTATTGTACACTGTAGTGTACACCGAAATTATCCATACTCTTGAAAACTTCCTCGGCTCCGGATTTTGAGTACAAGCTGATCAGCGAGTTACAGAGAACCGAATCAAGCTCCATCCCGAACTCGATGTTTCCGTAAAGAAAATAGTGTTAATGGATGCAAGACTTGAGGAGAGAAAATAAAGTGATAGTCTTTGGATCATTTTTAGGTTCCACATTTCTTAAGTTTTAGTCAAAAGTCATCAAATTATAAAGTCAAAAGGTTAGAAATGTTACTAATTATTTCTCTCGGTTGCAAGTATGTTTTTTCTCAGTTAAAACTTATGGTGACTCTTCTCACAGTTGTAAACTTAGTGCGACCCTTTGTCATAAGCAACTCAAGAAAAACTTACTAATATATGGCTTGGATTAATTTCTCAAGACTCCTGTTTTGAATTTCATTTATGAAACGTATAAAATCAACGTGTACACTAACTTAGAAAATGatgtaaaaacaataatttttgtagtGTCCATCCCGTGAGACAAGCTCAGTGAGTAAAAGTTTTCGGGTTAAGCTAAGCCAGTTTTTAGGTTATACGTAAGTGTAGGAACGTACATTGTTTCCACAAAAGAATAAAACAAATTGAATGGGAAATTCAATCGAGCTAGTTCGTGATAAAACGTAGGATTGGTTTTATGCAGCTCATGCATGTTATATTTGTTTAACAAGCTAGTTCCATGCACGTTCAATATGTTAATGTCGAAAATACAAGTTTTTATCTTAAACGTTAGGATTAGTTGACACTTAGCTATCATAAATTAATGTTTGAACATGTATGTATATCAGTTTCTATGTATGCCAGAGCAAGCCCGGGAAAATTAGAATACGAGGCCGGGCTGGGGCGTGATTTTCCGATTGGGGGGTTAGATTTTACGAAATTTAAAAGTAGAGGCGCAtatcaaaacatatatgaaGTTGAGGGTCTTCCTAGCTATTTGGGAAAGACTTATTCGCTTGTCTTCTCCGTGAAAGATGTGGAGTGGGCAAACCAGTCATCATCGGACATGTAACCAGGCCACGTAGAAAGAACCATCGATCACCGTTCGTAATAAATTATGAATAAATCGTCGATCCAGATCACGCCATGTCatcatttgatatttttttttaactcatttTTCTGTATCTTCTTCTCTAAGGGAAACGTTTTTAATACCAGAGCGCACTTCTACCAAATATCTCAGCTAACTCCAACGTACGTGAAAGAAGGAAGAATGGCGAAATCTCAGATCTGGTTTGGTTTAGCCTTAGTCGCGTTGCTGGTGGTGTCAGCTGTAGCGGACGATGTGGTTGTGTTGACGGAGGATAGCTTTGAGAAGGAGGTTGGTAAAGATAAAGGAGCCCTCGTCGAGTTTTACGCTCCCTGGTAATTGGATCATTCCTTTCGATCGTTCTAGCTTTTCATGAGATCCTTAACTGTTAGATTCGTGGGATTGATAATGTTTTTGATTTGTGGATCCATGATTTGAAATCGATGAATGGAGTATAGTTACTGATTGATTAAAAGTGTGGTTGATTAAATAGGTGTGGGCACTGCAAGAAACTAGCTCCAGAGTATGAAAAGCTTGCTGCAAGCTTCAAGAAAGCCAAGTCTGTCTTGATTGCTAAGGTCATTGTCTCAAGAAATACAGATTGATTTGAGATTCTTACTTATTAGTAacttgtgtgtgtgtatattgTTTTGTTGCAGGTGGATTGTGATGAGCATAAGACTGTCTGCACTAAGTATGATGTTAGTGGATATCCCACTATTAAGTGGTTTCCTAAAGGCTCTCTTGAACCCCAAAAGTATGCACCaactctttcttttttaaatctgattcTTGAAGCTAATCTATTATTGGATAGACAGTTTtcttatttgtatattttatttaacagGTACGAGGGTCCACGTAATGCTGAAGCTTTGGCTGAATTTGTCAACAAGGAAGGAGGTACTCTCCCTCCCTCCTTTATCATACTAGTAGCTAAAGCTAGTCTAATGTTTAGCCATGATTTATGAGTTACATTAAGTTTGTGAAatgttttatcatttgtttttggGGATTTTGTTCTATGATGATACACATTGAATGGCACCACTCTCTCAACATTGCATTAGGATATAGGGTCATTTTTACTCTTGTAAAATTCTTGTTTCTAATCCTCAGTCATAACCGTTCTTGTGTACTTACACCTATGTTGCAAACAACTTGCTTATTTGCTGAACAAATATGTTTCTCAGGTACCAACGTCAAATTGGCTGCAGTTCCACAATATGTAGTTGTGTTAACACCTGATAACTTCGATGAGATTGTACTGGATCAGAACAAAGATGTCTTGGTCGAGTTTTATGCCCCATGGTAACTATTACTACTATCTCTTTCTTCACGTCTCATGGTTTTGCTTTTCATGCCGTTTTCTAATCTCTGAGGTTTAAATCTTTCCAGGTGCGGCCACTGCAAGTCCCTCGCTCCTGTATACTCTCTCTCAACTATTTGTCTACTCTTGTTATAACAATAGTCTACTTTCACATTCTTATCAATTTTGTTGTTGTATGTTTTTCTTATCCGTCAGGTATATGAAAAGGTAGCCACGGTGTTTAAGCAGGAAGAAGGTGTAGTCATCGCCAACTTGGATGCTGATGCACACAAAAGCCTTGGCGAGAAGTAAGTTGGACAAGGATGTTTTACTATTACGGATATCACTTTATTAAATTCGTAGAACCGAAGGATGTATATCTTAATTATTTTGTTCCACACCTAGGTATGGAGTAAGTGGATTCCCAACATTAAAGTTCTTCCCAAAGGACAACAAAGCCGGTCAGGATTATGACGGTGGAAGGGACTTGGATGACTTTGTAAGCTTCATCAATGATAAAGTTGGGACCAGCAGAGACAGTAAAGGGCAGCTTACTTCAaaggtaattaaaaaaaaaaaaaaaacatgtctctTGTAGAATCACATAATTCAATCTAAACTTTGTAAGCTTTTGTTGATTCGTATCTCTCTTTTTGATATAGGCTGGTGTAGTTGAAAGCTTAGATGCGTTGGTAAAGGAGCTAGTTGCAGCTAGTGAAGATGAGAAGAAGGCAGTCTTGTCTCGCATTGAAGAGGAAGCTAGTAACCTTAAGGGCTCCACAGCAAGGTATGTTGTAGTAACAGCGTTTAAATCGAATAAGGTTGGTTGTTTCTTTTAATTCCTGAGCTTAAATGATGATGGtctttctatatataataggtATGGAAAGCTTTACTCGTCACTCGCAAAGAAGTACATAGAAAAAGGGTCAGGCTATGCTACAAAAGAAGCTGAGCGGCTTGGACGCGTCCTCAGCAAGGTCTAAACATCATTActctgtctctctctatatatatatattttagctatttacATTCTAGAAACAATAGAGACTTTTGTATTGACATTTTTAATGGTGTTTTCGGTGCAGTCGATGAGTCCGGTGAAAGCTGATGAGTTGACTCTCAAGAGAAACATTCTGAACACGTTCGTTGCTTCTTCTTAGAAGCCAAACGATTGAAGAATAGGAGTCGTCGATAGACTTTATATAACTGATTTGAACCTGCTGTTTATGAGGTTTTATGTCTGTCTGTCAAGATTTGTGTTCTGGTTAATTCTGAAACTCTTTTGAACCAAGTTTCTCGGTCTTTCGTACGATAATCATAAAAAGAACTTGTTTTTGCTTTCTCTAATGCGAGTTACAAATTTTCAGCTCTTATAAATTCTCTAATGTGAGTTGCTCAATGCATGGTACACTTGTACGAATCAGTAAAAATAAAAGGTTCATCTATCACAGTACTACTAATCTCTGCGTGAATGCATCCCTCTTTTAAAGTAACACTACGGTTACTAAGAATAAGATAACATGTGCTCTTGGAAGTTTTGTTATTGTGGTTATCAATCAAATCCAATATCCAATGTAATCTCAAATGTTCACTgtaatttttgtatatgttcAAAAAAGAACAAGTTATTTAAAGGCCTTTTTCAACCGAAGGAGACtagttttcaacaaaaatgGCCCAGCCTCATCCGACACAAATTATAAGCCTGGcacatcaaaaacaaaataaaacattttttcctctgcaaattttgaatattcAGTCTCTCCATCCCTAATTCCTACCTTGTAGTTGGTTCGTATTTTTTCGGAGTAGAAATAGTCCGTCATGTATTCTTAGGAGTAGAAATAGTAGGACGAAAAAGCGAAAAATCagaaactatatttttctcatataaatcaataaatcaGACATCCTGGGAGAAATCAGCTCGTATAACCACTTGATCTAATTTAAATGGACAGCtgagggaaaaaaaaaattcctaccTCGTCTTGATTATAACACATAGTTCAGTTTGTGAAAACGATTTCCAGAAGCTTAATGAAAGAGTAAACAGTACTCGAAATGCATAATGCATGTGATAACATATACcgtaaaatcaaattaaagtCCCATATCAGAACGCAAAACAGAGCAACACTATTCATATTCTTAAAAAGCCGGCAACCACCACCGCATGCACGGAGGGGAGAGGCAGCCTTCAACAAAACTCgccgagaaaaaaaaatgaatacaaaGCAAAGTCAAAAACCATGAACAATCTGACGACACTTATTCTTAATCCATCGGAATCCATTCTTGAAAGTCGATTTAACTTTTCCTTCCACCGTATATGCTTTATACCTCGCgattctcttcttcctcttcatctctGCATCGTTTACACCCCAAGACGGCCTCGTCGACGATGCATTGCTCCTACGCGCCGCCACTTCCCCCGGCGGAGTCTGCAAAGACGGAGGAAAATCTTGAGTCCCGTAGATCTGATTACTTCCTCCAACGCCGTAGCCTTTACCGCTCACGATTTCTGTCCTCCGGTCAACCACGTAGGTTCTCTGACCCGACCCGGATCCATACCCACCTTGCCCGGCCATTTTCTCCCTTGCTCCGGAGCGTTCGGGGTTAATTAGACTAGAGGAGAAATGACAAAAGATACAGAAAGAAATTCAGGCGGTGGAGAACTCGAACTCCTGTTTGGTCTTTTTGTCGTTATTTTTTAATGAaggttttgttctttttttttacgtttaaacaaaattaaggttttatttatataagtaAACTGTAATATACATTTACAGCTCACTACTAGCTTAGGATACCTGAACCATTCTGGATTCACTGTACTTGTTTGTTTTTCGTTTAGGTAGTATTGAGTAATACAAccactctgttttttttttttttttttacaaccaCTCTGTtggatatgtatatttattttttacaatatgGCAGCTGTTCATTTTCAATACAGTAAAAAATTTAAGCGATTCCTTAAACATACGCTGTCATGCATGCACAAACAAGAGATTgttaattaaatctaaaatgtCTAATTTATACAGTTGTAATTAGGAAGAGACTGTGCATACGTTATTATACGTGTTGATTCCAGTTTTTAGTTTGAGTTCTTTCTGTTTTGTATAAAAACAACTACTAATCtcataaaagacaaaaaaaaatcatatagatTAATTCCATACAGTTTgattaagtttttgttttgtt
Protein-coding regions in this window:
- the LOC111213513 gene encoding protein disulfide-isomerase like 2-1-like; its protein translation is MNKSSIQITPCHHLIFFFNSFFCIFFSKGNVFNTRAHFYQISQLTPTYVKEGRMAKSQIWFGLALVALLVVSAVADDVVVLTEDSFEKEVGKDKGALVEFYAPWCGHCKKLAPEYEKLAASFKKAKSVLIAKVDCDEHKTVCTKYDVSGYPTIKWFPKGSLEPQKYEGPRNAEALAEFVNKEGGTNVKLAAVPQYVVVLTPDNFDEIVLDQNKDVLVEFYAPWCGHCKSLAPVYEKVATVFKQEEGVVIANLDADAHKSLGEKYGVSGFPTLKFFPKDNKAGQDYDGGRDLDDFVSFINDKVGTSRDSKGQLTSKAGVVESLDALVKELVAASEDEKKAVLSRIEEEASNLKGSTARYGKLYSSLAKKYIEKGSGYATKEAERLGRVLSKSMSPVKADELTLKRNILNTFVASS
- the LOC111205127 gene encoding uncharacterized protein LOC111205127; this encodes MAGQGGYGSGSGQRTYVVDRRTEIVSGKGYGVGGSNQIYGTQDFPPSLQTPPGEVAARRSNASSTRPSWGVNDAEMKRKKRIARYKAYTVEGKVKSTFKNGFRWIKNKCRQIVHGF